From the Lolium rigidum isolate FL_2022 chromosome 2, APGP_CSIRO_Lrig_0.1, whole genome shotgun sequence genome, one window contains:
- the LOC124690779 gene encoding uncharacterized protein LOC124690779, with translation MALQSYHHDGCCLLPPPLLPDWDWEWELRCTLGDDAAARDGLLIHDAFTALPSCGESPASSSSEASSGGGGGYLEDAVTHWSDRCKRRRTEEEEAPPPRWPAMASEDLQSLLQSFWDPSSGEGDLVHGLNTTMVPDTEIGSFASGEVVSEGEAGEDAAAAAGPPPPFSATGAPPPGSSPLQKATTGGGSHYCDQATSSSSSSLQGPAAGKRDGVMYPFAVVKPLVLEGSTLSDVNRRMLKRPARPVRHPVGQFACGPVVSSAHGPGLSGKTVVSLTKIRTGGKGTITIIRTRG, from the exons ATGGCGCTCCAGAGCTATCACCACGACGGGTGCTGCctactccctcctcctcttcttccggaTTGGGACTGGGAGTGGGAGCTACGCTGCACACTCGGCGACGACGCTGCTGCCCGAGATGGCCTCCTCATTCATGACGCCTTCACGGCCTTGCCCTCGT GTGGGGAGTCGCCGGCGTCGTCTTCGTCGGAGGCgtcgagcggcggcggaggcggctacCTGGAGGACGCAGTCACCCACTGGAGCGACCGGTGCAAGCGGCGGAGGACGGAAGAGGAGGAGGCTCCGCCGCCGCGGTGGCCGGCCATGGCGAGCGAAGACCTGCAATCCCTTCTTCAG AGCTTCTGGGATCCTAGCAGCGGCGAGGGAGATCTCGTCCATGGTTTGAACACTACCATGGTCCCCGACACGGAGATCGGCAGCTTCGCATCAGGTG AGGTGGTGAGCGAGGGCGAAGCTGGTGAAgatgcagcggcagcggcaggccCCCCTCCTCCCTTCTCCGCCACCGGAGCTCCTCCGCCTGGATCATCGCCACTGCAAAAGGCAACTACAGGGGGTGGCAGCCATTACTGCGACCAGGCgacctcctcgtcctcttcctcgctgcAGGGGCCAGCGGCAG GGAAGAGAGACGGAGTGATGTACCCGTTCGCCGTCGTCAAGCCGCTGGTGCTGGAGGGAAGCACGCTCAGCGACGTCAACCGCCGGATGCTCAAGCGGCCGGCGAGGCCGGTGCGTCACCCCGTCGGCCAGTTCGCGTGCGGCCCCGTCGTGTCGTCGGCGCATGGGCCGGGGCTATCGGGCAAGACCGTCGTTAGCCTCACCAAGATCAGGACGGGAGGGAAGGGCACCATAACCATCATCAGAACAAGAGGCTGA